The following proteins come from a genomic window of Acinetobacter baumannii:
- a CDS encoding glutamate synthase subunit beta — protein sequence MAERLNNDFQFLDVPRQDPEKKDITVRKAEFVEIYKPFTSETVTNQTHRCLGCGNPYCEWKCPVHNYIPNWLKLIAEGQIFQAAELCHQTNTLPEVCGRVCPQDRLCEGACTLNDGFGAVTIGNAEKYINDTAFALGWRPDMSHVKWTGKKVAIIGAGPAGLGCADILARGGVKPVVFDKRPEIGGLLTFGIPEFKMEKDVMKRRREIFTGMGIEFRLNTEIGKDVTIDELLAEYDAVFMGMGTYTYMKGGFPGEDLDGVYDALDFLISNVNRCQGWEKDPSEYISMDGKKVIVLGGGDTAMDCNRTSLRQGAHDVTCAYRRDESNMPGSAREVKNAYEEGVKFLFNRQPIEIVGENGKVTGVKVVTTQMGEPDSRGRRSPEPIPGSEEILPADAVLLAFGFRPSPADWFGNVNINLDGSGRVVAPEQQEFKFQTSNPKIFAGGDMVRGSDLVVTAIWEGRQAAEGILDYLGV from the coding sequence ATGGCAGAACGCCTAAATAATGACTTTCAATTTCTGGATGTACCACGTCAAGATCCAGAGAAAAAAGATATTACTGTCCGCAAAGCAGAGTTTGTGGAAATTTATAAACCTTTTACTTCGGAAACTGTAACCAATCAGACGCACCGTTGTTTAGGTTGTGGTAACCCATATTGCGAATGGAAATGTCCTGTACATAACTACATTCCAAATTGGCTAAAACTCATTGCTGAAGGCCAAATTTTCCAGGCTGCTGAGCTTTGCCATCAAACAAATACTTTACCTGAGGTATGTGGTCGTGTATGTCCGCAGGACCGTTTGTGTGAAGGTGCTTGTACCTTAAATGATGGCTTTGGTGCAGTAACTATTGGTAATGCTGAAAAATATATCAATGACACGGCTTTTGCTTTGGGGTGGCGCCCAGATATGTCACATGTGAAGTGGACAGGTAAAAAAGTTGCAATCATTGGTGCAGGTCCAGCAGGCCTAGGCTGTGCCGACATTTTAGCTCGTGGTGGTGTTAAACCGGTGGTATTTGACAAGCGTCCTGAGATTGGTGGCTTACTAACATTTGGTATTCCAGAATTCAAGATGGAAAAAGATGTGATGAAGCGCCGCCGTGAAATTTTCACTGGCATGGGCATTGAATTCCGCTTAAATACTGAAATTGGTAAAGACGTCACGATTGATGAATTACTTGCTGAATATGATGCAGTATTCATGGGAATGGGTACTTATACCTACATGAAAGGTGGTTTCCCTGGTGAAGATCTTGACGGTGTTTATGATGCGCTTGATTTCTTAATCTCTAACGTGAACCGTTGTCAGGGATGGGAAAAGGACCCAAGCGAATACATTAGCATGGATGGTAAGAAAGTTATTGTTCTTGGTGGTGGTGATACCGCAATGGACTGTAACCGTACTTCATTACGTCAAGGTGCCCACGACGTAACATGTGCATACCGCCGTGATGAAAGTAATATGCCGGGTTCTGCACGTGAAGTAAAAAATGCGTATGAAGAAGGCGTAAAGTTCTTGTTTAACCGTCAACCAATCGAGATTGTTGGTGAGAATGGCAAAGTGACAGGCGTAAAAGTGGTAACGACGCAGATGGGTGAACCAGATAGTCGTGGCCGCCGTAGCCCTGAGCCAATTCCGGGTTCGGAAGAAATTTTACCGGCAGATGCAGTTTTACTTGCGTTCGGTTTCCGTCCAAGTCCAGCAGACTGGTTTGGTAATGTGAATATTAATCTTGATGGTTCAGGTCGTGTTGTTGCACCTGAACAGCAAGAATTTAAATTCCAGACTTCAAACCCAAAAATCTTTGCTGGTGGAGATATGGTACGTGGTTCAGACCTTGTGGTTACAGCTATCTGGGAAGGTCGCCAAGCTGCTGAAGGTATTTTAGATTACCTTGGTGTTTAA